The genomic region atttcacctattttCAACATTGCAAACCTACATCTGTACCATGAGGTAGAATTCAGTGAAGATATCGCAACACTCTTGTAGAAGCATATGCCCCAGAAGGTATCGAACTAGATTGAAGAGTTTCTAGATAGTAGAATTGGGCATAGCACCTGAGGCAAACAATACAAAGAGTATCctatgaagtggaaggacaaaccaattgAAGACTCATCATCAATTTCTCAAGCTGAGGTAGACCGTCTTAGTTTTCTTCTAGCCCTTGCAAAGTAAGAGACTGAATTTTTATCAACCCTAgaagtctgatgtaggagcatccctagttcttggcaatcttgcatcaaccaaaaacatttcattttagtttgttttctattcaCTCTGGCTTtgaagtttcaacatttcattatgcattttgcCACATGTGCTCACCAAATGTTAGAGAGTTGgattttgtttgtggacatgttcatctaccttatcatAGGTCCGCAGGTCATTTAGATCTTTCTCCAATAAGTTATCACTTCTAGAATGTGGGACAATTTTCTGACATATGCACCAGAGCCGCTTGGGCCTATTTGCTAGTGGAGAATCTTACGGATCATTTTTGTATCCTCTGATGTTCCTTTGTTCGCGGTTGAACTTTCCCTAGGTTTGCACGCCATTATATGTTGGTTCCAGAGGAGTTTTTTTGGTGGAGGCCAACTTAGTTGTTCTACAGATTACATCTTCCTCATCGACGATTGTTTTCATCTTTGGCCGATGTGGATCATCCTAGatctataaatataatataaatcaaTTTAACTAAGAATATGGAAGACAGATCTTTATAGATAGAAGAATAATCAAAAGATTAAGAGATTCGGAGTcggctcacattcttgcttgagcccagaTACTATATTTTAAGCATGTTTTCAATCAGGCCTGTGTGCCGAATTTGATAGCCTGCATATTTTCGGCCAATTTGTATTTGAATTccatgatataatataatatatgtctCATTTTGCATTGGCTCCACCATATTGTGTTTCTTctcttgtgtttactcttgctgcatggtccGATATGTTCTCCTTTGAGGACTCTCCCACCGTGATTACACCATTAAGGTATATCTATTTCTCAAACTAAGTATATAGTTGATTTATTGAAGAGGTTTAGAATGATGTCATGCACTCCAGTTGCCACCATTGTAGCTCTTGGTGAGAAATTAACCAAGATACAAATTTGATGGTAGATGAAACCTTATACAAAAGATTGGTTGGGATCTTAATCTATCTAACTACTACTAGACAAGATATTATGTATGCTCTAAGCCTAATCTCTCGGTTCATGCAGGATTTGCATGGGACTCATTAGTCTACTTCCAAAATAATCCTAAGGTATGTGTGTGGTACATGCATTGACTTCACAGTAAAACTTCAgttcttcttttatttttttatacacagtaatatatatatatatatatatatatatatatatatatatatatatatatatatatgtatgtatgtatgtatgtatgtatgtatgtatgtatgtatgtatgtatgtatgtatgtatgtatgtatgtatgtatgtatgtatgtatgtatgtatgtatgtaaaagagagagagagagagagagagagagagatgcattctaccaataggaaatgtattcttacatattaaaaactgaccatcgagccatctagcattttgagtgtttaacatatttaggtatgatcttactcttaaattcattcataaatgcatgaacactaactttttcagtaatTAATAGGCaccgtcttccaacctttccatccttcaatggatactcaaCATTTTTAAATCTTTTTACATCAATTAATTGGTGTCCAAAATcaattgaaagattttcatgcaaacattcatccaacaatgcaagattgccacatatatcagaTACACCAAAagcacatgcattgaaaagaaaatattgttcattaggtgggttgcaaaacaaacttgatataaactcctctatagttttaggtggtatatttataccacattcttgcaacattccattactatgcatggtaacacgtatatatcgaaatacatcataatgttaatgaaattgaacaCGAGTTTTGCAACATGTGATTATTTCCTTGTTAatccgaacataccaaggtttacacttttcaaaagacctttgactaatgctaatagttaacaccttatcatccaatattttttttgtacaattcagtttgagtcatttCAAAAAGGTATTTTGGATGcggatcacaaatttttgatccaactcttaatttaagaacatctctagtattaggtgatactctcgtattatcatgcCATAATTTTTTGATCCAAGTTTTGACTTCACCAATAAGTTTCATagtagaccttggtagtctaccactaaaagtccacaaattgttagttggatcactttcaaaattaactcttctctttacagctcttgacaaagttttatgatgaatattaagatatccacttatgttagtcatcattcttttatcagaagttgttttgcttactaaagctattgttattgcTCGTCGTGTCACATTGCTATCTTTAGATTGACTTGTCTTTCCGATTTTATCAAAGATGCTAGCAACAGTCAATACAAATTGTTATAAAGACTCAtgcttcttgggtttgacataaaagcctaacttttGCATCaattttcgcattttagtcattttaattagttgtaacattaattgacattgaaacccaaattttttattataaaaaaattgtctagaaaatctatttgaatgtgtcctaatctgtctccatgaaaccaagctaggAAGATTGTCTAgaacatcacttttaatttcagaATATCCATTCATTTCactatcattcaaacatgtttcttttgggtgggtgcaagaagttgggtcccaattctgTGGAAGTTTGCAAGCAAAAACGTTTGCCGCTAGGAACGAGTGCCCGTTTTTTAAGAAACGGACACCTGTATAGCTTTGGGGCCccaacccataaaaataaaatgggtgcTCATTTAGGATCAGACCACCATAGAGAAATGGGTGCACGATTTTTAGAAATGTGTGCCCATTTTTAgtcaaaatgggtgcccatttcttgaattttaaataacgggcACTCATTTCATAAAAGATAGAgcgggaaacacacctatgcctcaattttggcttagggttaggcttggtgggaccaagcctatgcatggacctccaaaaaaatggcttaGGCATTGAAATACCAGATTTCTGCCTTATCGTAATATTTTCAAGGTCTTCCTgatcgtattttttgatgaaacgaaaacccattagagttctcattgtcttgattttaaaaatataaatttcatagtgatatgattatttttactcttttttcattatttattaattaaaattggtacctaaatgtaaaatagtgagcttcagtaaaactttaatagctttgtttttagtttttttggaaaataaattatataaaattaatctacatacaattattttgaagattaaaaaaaaaaatttaaaatatgaaattttcatcaaattatggtggtcgtacaccagatgttttgaaaatgtactttatagtcaatttaaaataaataaataaaaatacattcaataaaaaaataagaaaaaatattctcatcaatatttggtgtcttacgtatcttttcccagaaggatttacaaaaattcatttatttgcatgaaAATATGCTGgttgtacacatgtgtggtatagtcctaaaacaagcattttgaaaaagtggtttctaaacatgcttactaaaaagaaatttctaccatgtgggtattgaaataaattacatatgaaAATTAGACtccaagcactacattttctattattgaagttttttcagattcaatctctaagtgtctcaaattttgacatcaatcgacagaaaatttgaaaaatagggataacacttccactttttgcccaaaagtgggactcaacttcttgcagccaccttTTTACAATTGTTGTTTTCATGTCTACATCCATATTATTGATTTCGATTGCCagttaatttttaatttcaattggGGTGTCAATTTTAGTTTCAATTTCAGTTTTAATTTGAGTTTTACTTTCAtttgggtttgattttcaattggggtttgatttaatgagtaacccgcttctactaaatcaccaatttgttcatgagaataaacatggggttgtgaagacatacctgtatccaataatggattagaagattcaCCTAAatttggttctattgtgtttccttcttcAATATTTATGGTGTCCTCGATGTTCTCATCTTCTGAAATGATTGTTGAACTTGAAGCTCCAACATTGTTCAATTATtcaattctttctcttctttctcattgACATTTTGCCTCCTCTCTATTTTCTACGATGTCTTCAGCTCTCAGAACCTTCcttttctgcattgatttgatcccatggctgcaccaaaATTCGAATTCAAATGGATCTCCTTGTCAAATCAATaacaagacaagaaaagagaattatttaacaaaatattctCTCTATGGATTAAACTTGTTGGATAATGATTGAATAATCATTGAATCATTAAAATTTGTTCTTGTGGGCCATTTTTTTACCCAACGGATCTTTTAATAAATAGGGGCCTATTATTTGAATGAAACGGATGCCCATTTTCAAATCGGGTACACGTTTCTAAAAAATGGGTGCCTGTTTCActttcaatggtacaaagcgaAATGGGCACCTGTTTTTTGTATTTCAAATAACGGGTGCCCGTTTCATAAAAGTTGGAGCTAGAAACAACCCTCTGCCTTGGTTTTGGCTTTGAGTTAGGATTGGTGGGAgaaagcctatgcttggacctccaaaaaaatggctaaggcaaaagaatatcatatttttgccttggcctaattttttgagagccttcctgattgaattttttgatgaaacgaaaacccattataGTTCTCAGTGTcttgatttaaaaaatataaatttcatagtgataagattatttttactatttttgcattatttattaatcaagagTGGTACCTTAACCTAAAATACTGAGGTTTGGTAaaactttaatatttttttttttttaggtttttagaaaaataaactatatgaaatcaatctacatacaatttatttgaagattaattttttttaaaaatattaaattttcatcaaattatggtggccatacacccaatgttttgaaaatgtactttattgtcaattaaaaattaataaaaaaatgtattgaataaaaaaataagcaaaaatattctcataaaTATTTGGTGTCTGAGGTAtcgtttcccagaaggatttgcaaaaattcatttatttgcgtcAAAAAATGGTGGTCAtatacatgtgtggtatggtcctgaaatgggcattttgaaaaagtggtttttaaacatgcctactaaaaagagatttctaccatgtgggtattgaaataaattacacatttgaaaagtagactccgagcactagattttctattactgaagttttctgagattcaatctctaagtgcctcaaattttgacatcagacgatagaaaatttgaaaaacagagaaaacacttccacttttttcccaaaagtgggactcaacttcttgcagccaccccatTACCAATTGGCCCCAATACATGCATCAATAAGTTTTATGAGTTGTGTATCAACACAAGGCATAGTTATACCCCATACATGctcaacacatcctccaaagtagATAAGGTAGGTTAGGATCAACTATAGATGAAAGAACTCTTGTATTATAGGCCCaaaagggtatgtgtaggatcatggtgggccagacaagcccttaagtggcaataaaaATTAGGaaaacagagttaggcaacttgacgtaaaaatttgaataagttatgaacattatttaaaTAAGAATCCCACTGAGCTAATGGAAATATTGTAAATTAGATAGACTAtgtcatttcaacacaaaaaaatTCTCTACAAAGCACCGAATGACCTGATATTTCATATCACTAAATCCTTATACCATCTTAAACATAGTTCCAAATCTAGACAAGAATACCAATCACTGCAGAAGAATGTAGAGCATTCTAGTGAGCCAACTAGGCCACATTACATTGTTAAACTATAATCCGGAGAACAAACAcctataattattattatatagatGAGTATGACTAGAAATCTAGAAAGACTTGGCACATTGTACACTACTAAGCTTAACCCCAGgacaacataataataaaatacaatGAGGTAGAATGCTAACCAAAATGCTAGCACACAGAAATAGGAAAATCCATcgttcaacacttagacaaatttccttaacaacataaGTATGAAACCAGACTGCAATGTCACTTTATTGGCTCCTTGAGCATGTAGTCAACAACTAATACAACTGCATTCTAAAACCAAGGTATAAAGTATATGCAACGATGTGTTACAATATACTCACCATACATCTAGATTGATACTCTAACATCGATACAACTAGTAATCTTTCAGACTATCTGCAACCATGATAATCATGTCAAACTATCTCTCTCAAATGTCTCACCACACATATCTTTTGTTAGCCTCTTCAACTTCACTATGACctcaaattgacatcaatgacaacacatattgtcaaCATGTTTTTGAATCCTtaagggtgaacccacaatagtgggttacacttttttgcacGAAATAAATTTACTCTTTTGTCCAAAACTCAATTCTACCACATTCTATTGAAATCCCCTTTCGATTGAATGTAAAAAATGTGTTCGATCAAAACCCCCTTTCGATCGAATCCAAAAATGCATTTAATACAAAATTTGTATCAAGGGGGTTCGATACACCCAAATGCATGATACTAGTGCTCGAAGTGATCTTTCCAATGATTATTCTTTTtatatatattgagtttattatgattcTTTTTTTcagattaactaaacataggtttcacaccaaacatcaacttctaagttcaacgcttatggaaaaataataaacaagtgaaaaaaaattctgaaaaaatatcTATGAAATAGGTATTGAAgttctctttccaacaaaaaaaatataataataatttcgaTACATACACAATAAGTTACGAGCgaccaaatgaacatatgtcaaaattatagttaactcgacttcaaaacatcataaaatatgaaatattgaagataatgttatgaaaccaatttcaaacattagatatggatgttacaaaactaaattcgaaagaatcacattcatatctattttaggaAAAAGGGTATgccataccaaatgagtatcactTTTTAAAAAATGTTGGGTTTTTGTAAAAATCTAGTTTTTgtgggagatagaaaaatggaaacaaattgattccaaaaaaatttaaatatatatatttagaatctacacataAAATGCCACAAATcattagttcacatcatctacaaattccttccGGTTTAGAAGTAATAGTTGTCCAAATGTGAAGTTTTTTCTGAAattgaatattgcagtgtcaaagttggcaaaaaagtgtaacccacaatagtgggttcaCCCTCAATTCAATGAAAATTTATGTTGTCTATTACCTATTATGTGTATGGAGGTATGTGAAACTTCTTTAAATAATAttcaatttaattattaatatatgttTCAATTTAATTAGTTTGATAGATTTTTTTAATggttataatattaaaaaaattaaaattaaaattaaatttattaaaaaatttaaatatcaaaataattgcaAATTTGCAATAGTCAGATTTATTTTCAATGTATTTTAGTGAATTTTAACTTTATCCAATTTAGCTTAATTTTATATTTTGGTGACAAACAATTTGTTAATGGAATTTATATTTAGGGGAAGAACACCAATCTTCGTCCATGTTCCAATACAtgttcactccttgcacacccaaccacccaattattggtacccatagtgcatTACTACTgggtcatttgtgcataagtattagcAATTTTATATGCATGGTTATTGGGACATCTTTATGCAGGTATCcaacaacactttgaaatgtgtactttttgacctttgtgcacataacgaATCCCAAAATGTGTATTGTTATCACCCAAAAGCTAGAagaatagctataagcaattaccTCACATGTGAAGACAACAAGAAAAATCgtcaaaatctgatgtaccatttaGAATCTATGGCTGCGTaaagttagctataatgactactAGTATGCTTCCCCTGCTATTAGTATTATTATATTTATGTCTATCTATAATTTAAATTGATATCTCTGAGTGCATTTTAGATAGATTTTTTATAATATAAGTATGCTAGTATTTTAATATGTAATTCTTATTTGCAATATATAAGATTGACTCGTACCTTATGTAGATTTAAAATTtgactattattattatttatattagataAATAGTTATAATATTTGTTAAGGTCCTTGAGAATTGGCAAAGCCAGCTGCTTTTATTCTACGACATAGGAATGATTGCTCCTTattctaatttaaatatttattattacttttgtatttatataataataataataaatattaaattaatgaaaTTATAAGTACGTATCTCATAACTTTTAAGACATGTTAAACTGTGAAGTCTTTTCTCGTGTTTGGAGGCTGACGTTAGATGAAGATTCCAGTTGCGGAACGTACTCATGACGCGTTCCCTCTCCACAGTGCGTGTGGTCGGAATAAAACGAGGTTAACTTTTATTGCCTACCAAACACGGCTTTAAAATGAATACATTATTCGTAAACTCATCTGACTTCATCCTGTAACTCTCTGAAAGCCCATAGTGAGCTGTATCCGCCATTACAGCTCACCTAAGACAACTGCCTACGAAACTCTCGCGAAGCTTGACTGCAGGAGGCGTTCCAGTTCCATGGAGTATTTAAATACATCCAATAACTTCATAAGCTATCTTATCTTCCCAAGACCTATCTGTAAATCTAATTTTTCAAATGTTGGGGCGTTAATGAAACCTTGTAAATTAAGAATCGGACGTACCCTCCATAGTGAAGAGCGCATTACGACGTTAATTGCCTCTATTTGAATTGATCTGTAAATTGAGTGACAATTTGTTGATTAATTTGATCTATGGTCTTAATCTCTCTTCATGCTCGAAATTGTAGTTACCTTTTGTCAACCAGGCTTATCAAATACTCTGCCATGTACTGTTGATTCTGTTAAAACAACTGTAAAACTCTGATAACTATTGAATCTGCTGTTTCACATATTTAGGCCTATAAAAGGTTATAAATCGGCATAAGAAATCCTTGGTAATATACTTGAATTGCTGACTTAAATTTAAGAGATGTGAGAATATGTATTATGATGGAGAGAATGAAATGAGATTCCTTGGCGTGAGAAAGAGGAAATGGGGAAAATATGTGACTTAAATTAGGCCAGGAAAGAGATCGTGCATATCACTGGGCTCATACTTCACTCCTGAAGCTACAGCTCGGGCTTATGACGCTACATTGTTGTGCCTCCGAGGGCCCCACGCTTCCTCTTTCAATTTTCCAGACTCGCAGTTCAACTCAACTGTATTAGAGATGGCAGCTGCACAGAGCAATCCTTCACCCCACGTTATTCGAACAGCTGCCATTGCGGTTGGGTTTGAGTTTGACAGCGTTCCTGCAAGATACCATTATAATGTGGAGGGTGGAAAAGCCTCAACCCATACTGGCCAAGGCGTTAATAATCAACAGATTACAGAGACAGTGGAGGAAGAAGAAGATATGTGTGAGGCAAATGATACAAAATATCTTCTGCAATCCCATGAGGAAATATCATATGAGGAGAGGGTTCAGATGTCCCTACTTTTACCTGAGGAGAAGGAGATGATGCAGCATTACGATCCATCTGAAATCTTCCCTGATTTCAGTACATTGGATGAAACCATTTTCCAGGCGACACGGGCAAAAACTCCTAGTTAAATACACATCCAAGCTGAAATTAGGCGGTCTACAACGGGAAGGGTTTATTGACTTGGTGGAGATAGTGCACAGAATGAGATGGCTGTTAAGGATGTCAAATTTCTGGCTCTCTTCAAAAAAGGGTAGCGTATATTTTCACAGTGAATTGCCTTTTTTTGGTATGTACAGTCTCCTGTCTACAAAAATTAGTGTGACAACGTGAATACATTGTTAAAAGTGAAAAATGTGAATACATTGTTAAAAAGTTTCGAAAGGTTGGGTGATTATTTAAATTTGAATAGTATTTTAACAAGATTGAAGATTATAAAAAGATATTGATATCATTACGAAAAAAAGTATGCAAAAAGTATGCTGAGTGTACGTCACTGTATTTTATTAAACCAAGAATGTAGGAGGTCAACGGTGCTTGCGATATTTTGCAATACAAAAAACCAATTTCAGAATGATCATGATGCTATTTTTTTTCAGAATGATCATAATGctattttgtcaaaaaataataatatactgTTAAATTATTAGATTTGTCAGCGTAGAATGAGGTCTTTCAAGAGAAAACTTCACAATATATGAACACACAAATGCCTGGAATATCAGTATTCTCTGTCAGAAGTGTCCTTTCTATCACTCTCAATAAAATGAATTAATTACCCTTCGTCCTGTCACATCTCTTTAAGCATCATCATATCATATGATTCATGGAGCCCACCAATGCTTAAATAGTGGGCCAcggctattctggttccaaaacgaaTCTTTTGTACAATGTGttagcgatgtgttagtcaatcacagctgtttattgcaaaatcgatggtgtaaaacgcatgactaacacgcttgttagtcaatccgtactgccgttttggagccagaatagacgcatcctAAATAGTGAGAGAGAATTAATTTTGTTGTACTGTCTAACTTGGATTTATAGATGGTTTAAAAATTTCTCATATattcatttttaatatttatttataaatttcagTTATCTTGTTAATTAGAGTTAGCATAGTTTTACAATCTATACGAACTATTTGAATgctgtttttggattttattgcACAAGTGTTTTCAACATCAACGCATGGAATCAcattccgtgatccatcatcaagatgctaATATCATGgaatgtgatctgaaacattgatactAAAAACACTCACGCAATCAAATCCAACTTTTATTTTGCTAATATAATACTCTTTTATATCCAACCGGTCGGGAAGTGCCTCCACCAAGCTCTTGTTTTCTATTGTAtattctttttttaaaattaatatatgcATCTttccaataatatatatatatagagagagagagagagagagagagagagagagaga from Cryptomeria japonica chromosome 3, Sugi_1.0, whole genome shotgun sequence harbors:
- the LOC131069214 gene encoding ethylene-responsive transcription factor ERF012-like, translating into MKIPVAERTHDAFPLHSACGRNKTSSPKTTAYETLAKLDCRRRSSSMEPGKRSCISLGSYFTPEATARAYDATLLCLRGPHASSFNFPDSQFNSTVLEMAAAQSNPSPHVIRTAAIAVGFEFDSVPARYHYNVEGGKASTHTGQGVNNQQITETVEEEEDMCEANDTKYLLQSHEEISYEERVQMSLLLPEEKEMMQHYDPSEIFPDFSTLDETIFQATRAKTPS